A DNA window from Ctenopharyngodon idella isolate HZGC_01 chromosome 10, HZGC01, whole genome shotgun sequence contains the following coding sequences:
- the atcaya gene encoding caytaxin isoform X2 produces the protein MGSVDFGPLMEMIDARDEWLDDDFPGPLPAEGDMDSSCALSEGRTSPPNSLLIGGAGGGGAHRKRRTLVAPDMNLSLDQSEGSLLSDDFLDTPDDLDINVDDIETPDDTDSLEFITNGNDLEWEDDTPVASVKAPPADSEADGEGVDGTGVNGRLWRTVIIGEQEHRIDMQVIRPYLRVISHGGYYGEGLNAIIVFTACYLPDSSCPDYHYLMENLFLYVVSSLEMLVAEDYLIIYMNGGTPRSKMPGISWLKKCYQMIDRRLRKNLKSLIITHPSWFIRTVLAISKPFISVKFMNKIRYVHSLEELEKIVPMDHIQIPECILQFEEERINARKERMEQEQKEQQHQEQQQKPTNPERTTAIEEPGL, from the exons GCCACTTCCTGCCGAGGGTGACATGGACTCTTCCTGTGCCCTGAGCGAGGGGAGAACTT CTCCCCCAAACTCTCTTCTCATTGGTGGAGCCGGAGGGGGCGGAGCTCACCGGAAGCGTCGCACACTGGTGGCGCCGGATATGAACTTGTCGTTGGACCAGAGCGAAGGGTCGTTGCTCTCAGATGACTTCCTGGATACGCCTGATGATCTGGATATTAATGTGGATGATATCGAGACGCCTGATGATACGGACTCGCTGGAGTTCATAACCAACGGCAACGACCTGGAGTGGGAGG ATGACACACCCGTCGCCTCGGTCAAAGCGCCCCCTGCTGACAGTGAAGCTGATGGAGAAGGTGTGGACGGGACAGGTGTCAACGGCCGTTTGTGGAGGACTGTGATCATCGGCGAACAGGAACACCGGATCGATATGCAGGTCATAAGACCCTATCTGCGCGTCATATCACATGGAG GGTACTATGGCGAGGGCTTGAACGCCATCATTGTGTTCACAGCATGTTACCTTCCTGACAGCAGCTGCCCAGATTACCATTACCTGATGGAAAATCTCTTTCT GTATGTGGTGAGCAGTCTGGAGATGCTGGTCGCGGAGGATTACCTGATCATCTACATGAATGGAGGAACGCCCCGGAGTAAAATGCCCGGCATTAGCTGGCTTAAGAAGTGCTATCAGATGATCGACAGAAG ACTGAGGAAAAACCTAAAATCTCTGATCATCACTCACCCTTCATGGTTTATCCGGACAGTCCTCGCAATTTCCAAACCCTTTATCAG TGTGAAGTTCATGAATAAGATCCGTTATGTGCACAGCTTGGAAGAGCTGGAAAAGATTGTCCCTATGGATCATATTCAGATCCCAGAGTGTATCTTACA ATTTGAAGAGGAAAGAATCAATGCTAGAAAAGAGAG AATGGAGCAGGAACAGAAAGAACAGCAGCATCAAGAACAGCAACAGAAGCCAACCAATCCAGAGAG GACAACAGCGATTGAAGAGCCTGGACTCTGA
- the atcaya gene encoding caytaxin isoform X3 — protein MDSSCALSEGRTSPPNSLLIGGAGGGGAHRKRRTLVAPDMNLSLDQSEGSLLSDDFLDTPDDLDINVDDIETPDDTDSLEFITNGNDLEWEDDTPVASVKAPPADSEADGEGVDGTGVNGRLWRTVIIGEQEHRIDMQVIRPYLRVISHGGYYGEGLNAIIVFTACYLPDSSCPDYHYLMENLFLYVVSSLEMLVAEDYLIIYMNGGTPRSKMPGISWLKKCYQMIDRRLRKNLKSLIITHPSWFIRTVLAISKPFISVKFMNKIRYVHSLEELEKIVPMDHIQIPECILQFEEERINARKERMEQEQKEQQHQEQQQKPTNPERTTAIEEPGL, from the exons ATGGACTCTTCCTGTGCCCTGAGCGAGGGGAGAACTT CTCCCCCAAACTCTCTTCTCATTGGTGGAGCCGGAGGGGGCGGAGCTCACCGGAAGCGTCGCACACTGGTGGCGCCGGATATGAACTTGTCGTTGGACCAGAGCGAAGGGTCGTTGCTCTCAGATGACTTCCTGGATACGCCTGATGATCTGGATATTAATGTGGATGATATCGAGACGCCTGATGATACGGACTCGCTGGAGTTCATAACCAACGGCAACGACCTGGAGTGGGAGG ATGACACACCCGTCGCCTCGGTCAAAGCGCCCCCTGCTGACAGTGAAGCTGATGGAGAAGGTGTGGACGGGACAGGTGTCAACGGCCGTTTGTGGAGGACTGTGATCATCGGCGAACAGGAACACCGGATCGATATGCAGGTCATAAGACCCTATCTGCGCGTCATATCACATGGAG GGTACTATGGCGAGGGCTTGAACGCCATCATTGTGTTCACAGCATGTTACCTTCCTGACAGCAGCTGCCCAGATTACCATTACCTGATGGAAAATCTCTTTCT GTATGTGGTGAGCAGTCTGGAGATGCTGGTCGCGGAGGATTACCTGATCATCTACATGAATGGAGGAACGCCCCGGAGTAAAATGCCCGGCATTAGCTGGCTTAAGAAGTGCTATCAGATGATCGACAGAAG ACTGAGGAAAAACCTAAAATCTCTGATCATCACTCACCCTTCATGGTTTATCCGGACAGTCCTCGCAATTTCCAAACCCTTTATCAG TGTGAAGTTCATGAATAAGATCCGTTATGTGCACAGCTTGGAAGAGCTGGAAAAGATTGTCCCTATGGATCATATTCAGATCCCAGAGTGTATCTTACA ATTTGAAGAGGAAAGAATCAATGCTAGAAAAGAGAG AATGGAGCAGGAACAGAAAGAACAGCAGCATCAAGAACAGCAACAGAAGCCAACCAATCCAGAGAG GACAACAGCGATTGAAGAGCCTGGACTCTGA